The Myxococcus virescens sequence CCGCAGCCTAGCCAGTTACGGAGCGTACGTGTGCGTTGTGCTCGCTGTGACACAGACTGCGTGTAGGGGGACGGCGATGTGGCCGTGGGGATTCCTTGGAGGGGGGAACCCTGCGTGTGGGCGCTGGGCCCGCTCTGTCGGAATGGGTTATGGACAGTGTGGAATCCTCCATTGAGGGCATCCTCAACGGCCCACCTGACCCGAGAACCCTTCAAGCCGACCTTCGTCCACATGAATCGCAGACCCGAGCTCGACATCCTGCGCGGAATCCTGCTCGTGTTGATGACGCTGACGCACCTGCCGACGCGACTGAACACGTTCAGCAACCAGCCATTCGGATTCGTCTCCGCGGCCGAGGGTTTCGTCTTCCTGTCCGCTTTTCTCGTGGGCGTGGTGTACGCCAACAAGATTGAAGCGGCGGATCCGAACGTGCTGTGGCGCAGCCTCTGGCAGCGGGCGCTCAAGGTCTACGGCTACCACGTGGCGCTGCTGGCCTTCGCGTTCGCGGTCATCGGGACGTTGGGCATGGCGACGCACCGTCCCGCCATCCACAACCTGCTGGGCTTCTTCCACGAGGACCCGTTCACCGCGCTGTGGAGCAGCTTGTTCCTGCTCTACTGTCCACCGCTGCTCGACATCCTCCCGCTCTACGTCGTCCTGCTGTTGCTGACACCCTTCATCCTGCTGGGAGCGCGCAAGGCGGGGTGGACGCGCATCCTGTGTCTGAGCGGGTTGGTGTGGTTGTCGGCGCAGCTGGGCTTGAAGCGCGCGCTCTACGATTTGCTGGTGTTCATCCCGGTGCTGCCGTGGCCGCCGCTGCGCATCGAGCTGTCGGGGGCCTTCGACTTCTTCGCCTGGCAGTTCCTGTGGGTGCTGGGCGTGTGGCTGGGCGTGGGCCGTGCCACGGCGCCGGAGAAGCGCGAGGTCGTCTCGCCCGTACTGCTCAGCGGGGCGCTGGTGGTGAGCGTGGCGTTGCTGCTGATGCGCTACCAGGTGGGCATCTTCAGCATCGACCTGGACCTGTATGGCGCACTCGTCGACAAGTGGACCCTGGCGCCCGTGCGGCTGGTGAACTT is a genomic window containing:
- the opgC gene encoding OpgC domain-containing protein, encoding MNRRPELDILRGILLVLMTLTHLPTRLNTFSNQPFGFVSAAEGFVFLSAFLVGVVYANKIEAADPNVLWRSLWQRALKVYGYHVALLAFAFAVIGTLGMATHRPAIHNLLGFFHEDPFTALWSSLFLLYCPPLLDILPLYVVLLLLTPFILLGARKAGWTRILCLSGLVWLSAQLGLKRALYDLLVFIPVLPWPPLRIELSGAFDFFAWQFLWVLGVWLGVGRATAPEKREVVSPVLLSGALVVSVALLLMRYQVGIFSIDLDLYGALVDKWTLAPVRLVNFLAVALLASWLSPKVFRWLRPRVLEALGRASLPVFSVHLVLCLLSLALLNENEDPLADWEEVFVLVATFTVMLLVACRQAAALRNSQTP